Proteins co-encoded in one Rosa chinensis cultivar Old Blush unplaced genomic scaffold, RchiOBHm-V2 RchiOBHmChr0c37, whole genome shotgun sequence genomic window:
- the LOC112181382 gene encoding nudix hydrolase 14, chloroplastic, giving the protein LVTTVNSLHYSVLSTRPTRPDNRCPHISDPDFRSAIDSSLFQQWLKNTQSENGFLHGGSMSLTRVLIQGVDMFGKHIGFLKFQADVFDKQTGIKVPGIVFARGPAAAVLILLESEDKTYAVLTEQARIPVGRFILELPAGMLDVDNGDFLGAAIREVEEETGIHLKQDHMVNLTSFLDQSTGCRIFPSPGGCDEEIGLFLYRGKVGKEIIEQLQGKETGLREHGELIKVHVVPYERLWCMTADAKVLAAIALYEMSKREGILPPLET; this is encoded by the exons CTCGTCACCACCGTTAACTCACTCCATTACTCTGTCCTGTCAACCCGCCCAACCCGTCCAGATAATCGCTGCCCCCATATCTCCGATCCCGATTTCAG GAGTGCTATCGATTCTTCCTTGTTTCAGCAGTGGCTGAAGAACACCCAGAGTGAAAATGGGTTTTTACACGGCGGTTCCATGTCTCTTACACGAGTTTTAATTCAG GGAGTGGATATGTTCGGGAAGCACATCGGTTTTCTGAAATTTCAAGCAGATGTATTCGATAAACAAACAGGGATAAAG GTTCCAGGTATTGTGTTTGCACGAGGACCAGCTGCAGCTGTGCTTATCCTTTTGGAGTCAGAGGACAAGACGTATGCTGTTCTTACTGAGCAG GCTAGAATCCCTGTGGGAAGGTTTATATTGGAGTTGCCCGCTGGAATGTTGGATGTTGACAACGGTGATTTTCTTGGAGCTGCAATCCgtgag GTTGAGGAGGAGACTGGTATACACCTAAAACAAGATCACATGGTGAACCTCACATCCTTCCTCGACCAATCCACTGGGTGCAGAATATTTCCTTCGCCA GGAGGCTGTGATGAAGAAATTGGCCTCTTTTTATACAGAGGGAAGGTGGGTAAAGAGATTATTGAGCAGCTGCAAGGTAAAGAAACAGGTCTTCGTGAACATGGAGAGCTGATTAAGGTTCATGTGGTTCCTTATGAAAGGCTCTGGTGCATGACAGCTGATGCAAAGGTTTTGGCAGCCATTGCCCTCTATGAAATGTCCAAGAGAGAAGGGATCTTGCCTCCACTGGAAACCTAG